The following proteins are co-located in the Pseudomonas sp. ATCC 13867 genome:
- a CDS encoding carbonic anhydrase, whose product MNDKTHGEDQAHESADEALRRIVEGFQHFRQEVFPQQKELFKKLAHAQNPRAMFITCADSRIVPELITQSLPGDLFVTRNVGNVVPPYGQMNGGVSTAIEFAVMALGVQHIIVCGHSDCGAMKAVLDPQTLESMPTVKAWLRHAEVARTVVAQTCGCATHEHLEVLTEENVVAQLDHLKTHPSVAARIASGQLFIHGWVYDIESSAIKGYDAEQGRFRPLDGEGPIPMATPRPRYSPQ is encoded by the coding sequence ATGAACGATAAAACGCACGGTGAGGATCAGGCCCACGAGAGCGCGGACGAGGCGCTGCGGCGAATCGTGGAGGGCTTCCAGCACTTCCGCCAGGAGGTCTTTCCGCAGCAGAAGGAGCTGTTCAAGAAGCTGGCCCACGCGCAGAACCCGCGCGCGATGTTCATTACCTGTGCCGACTCGCGCATCGTCCCGGAGCTGATCACCCAGAGCCTGCCGGGCGACCTGTTCGTCACCCGCAACGTCGGCAACGTGGTGCCGCCCTATGGCCAGATGAACGGCGGCGTGTCCACCGCCATCGAGTTCGCGGTGATGGCACTGGGCGTGCAGCACATCATCGTCTGCGGCCATTCCGACTGCGGCGCGATGAAGGCAGTGCTGGACCCGCAGACCCTGGAAAGCATGCCGACGGTGAAGGCCTGGCTGCGTCACGCGGAAGTCGCCCGCACCGTGGTCGCACAAACCTGTGGCTGCGCGACCCACGAGCACCTGGAGGTTCTCACCGAGGAGAACGTGGTCGCCCAGCTCGACCACCTGAAAACCCACCCGTCGGTAGCCGCGCGCATCGCCAGCGGCCAGCTGTTCATCCACGGTTGGGTCTATGACATCGAGTCCAGCGCCATCAAGGGCTACGACGCCGAGCAGGGCCGTTTCCGTCCGCTGGACGGCGAAGGCCCGATTCCGATGGCCACGCCGCGGCCGCGCTACTCGCCGCAGTGA
- a CDS encoding PA0069 family radical SAM protein: MTTQLPPRGRGTASNPHNRFAPTTSVPVDNDWLDEVPKPQVTEIRNELAKTVISRNQSPDLPFDRSINPYRGCEHGCIYCYARPSHAYWDLSPGLDFETRLIAKTNAAAVLEQELSKPGYVCAPINLGANTDPYQPIERQQRLTRQILEVLLRFRHPVTIVTKGSLILRDLDLLSEMAKLNLVGVMISLTTLDDELKRILEPRAAAPSARLRAIRVLRGQGIPVGVLCSPMIPMINDRELEALLEAAHHAGAQSASYMLLRLPREVGALFEEWLAAHYPQRANHVMSLIRQVRGGEIHDSRFGHRFRGEGPFAELLAKRFEVALRRLGLNRRGGFGLDCTAFAPPHSQMSLF; the protein is encoded by the coding sequence ATGACCACTCAGCTCCCACCCCGCGGCCGTGGTACCGCCAGCAATCCGCACAACCGCTTCGCACCGACCACCTCGGTGCCTGTGGATAACGACTGGCTCGATGAAGTCCCCAAGCCCCAGGTGACCGAAATCCGCAACGAGCTGGCGAAGACGGTGATCTCCCGCAACCAGTCGCCGGATCTGCCGTTCGACCGCTCGATCAACCCCTACCGCGGTTGCGAGCACGGCTGCATCTACTGCTACGCGCGGCCCAGCCACGCCTACTGGGACCTCTCGCCGGGGCTGGACTTCGAGACCCGGCTGATCGCCAAGACCAACGCCGCCGCCGTGCTGGAACAGGAGCTGAGCAAGCCTGGCTACGTCTGTGCGCCGATCAACCTGGGCGCCAACACCGACCCGTACCAGCCCATCGAGCGCCAGCAGCGGCTGACCCGGCAGATCCTCGAGGTACTGCTGCGTTTCAGGCACCCGGTGACCATCGTCACCAAGGGCTCGCTGATCCTGCGCGACCTCGATCTACTGAGCGAAATGGCGAAGCTGAACCTGGTCGGGGTGATGATCAGCCTGACCACCCTGGACGACGAGCTCAAACGCATCCTCGAACCCCGCGCCGCCGCGCCGTCCGCGCGCTTGCGGGCGATCCGCGTATTGCGCGGCCAGGGCATTCCGGTAGGGGTGCTGTGCTCGCCGATGATCCCGATGATCAACGACCGCGAGCTGGAGGCCCTGCTGGAAGCGGCGCACCACGCCGGGGCGCAGAGCGCCAGCTACATGCTGCTGCGCCTGCCGCGGGAAGTCGGAGCGCTGTTCGAGGAATGGCTGGCGGCGCACTACCCGCAGCGCGCCAACCATGTGATGAGCCTGATCCGCCAGGTACGCGGCGGGGAAATCCACGACAGCCGCTTCGGGCACCGCTTCCGTGGCGAAGGACCGTTCGCCGAGCTGCTGGCCAAGCGTTTCGAGGTCGCCCTGCGCCGCCTTGGATTGAACCGGCGCGGCGGATTCGGCCTGGACTGCACGGCCTTCGCCCCGCCGCACAGTCAGATGAGCCTGTTCTGA
- a CDS encoding inorganic phosphate transporter, producing MLDRYGLLEVMRASRLTQFPISPVLRETHDFKGRLTFFLLLAGALVFTFVSLGQDIRASGTLLQPGWPMLILAVALLVALGFEFINGFHDTANAVATVIYTNALPPRFAVAWSGLWNFLGVLFSSGAVAFAIVSLLPLDLLLEVNSSAGLAMIFALLIASILWNLGTWWLGLPVSSSHTLIGSIVGVGLAHGAMAGHLGLSGSAWSQLLTVGYALLLSPVVGFFSAFVLLRAMSAGIRNRTLFRSPEGRTPPPWWIRGLLIVTCTGVSFAHGSNDGQKGIGLIMLILIATVPLAFAVDRSYSPEQTHQLLNLAQASQAQLQHAGGTVSDDPRQVLLSYQEDQHVGPDLLPSLAIVVGDVAARLQQHGEIARVPGNEVQALRNDLYLSLETIRLLDHSQQHVDLETWSTLQALRAEGEQTIRFIPVWVKVAVALALGLGTLVGWRRIVTTVGEGIGKAPLTYAQGAAAQLVAMLTIGAADGFGLPVSTTHVLSSGVAGTMAASGSGLQWPTIRNMLLAWVLTLPAAIGLAAGLYWVFARVL from the coding sequence GTGCTTGACCGCTATGGCCTGCTGGAAGTGATGCGCGCCTCGCGCCTGACCCAGTTCCCGATCAGCCCCGTACTGCGCGAAACCCACGACTTCAAGGGTCGCCTGACCTTTTTCCTGTTGTTGGCCGGCGCCCTGGTGTTCACCTTCGTCAGCCTCGGCCAGGACATCCGCGCCAGCGGCACCTTGCTGCAACCGGGCTGGCCGATGCTGATCCTGGCCGTCGCGCTGCTGGTGGCGCTGGGCTTCGAGTTCATCAACGGCTTCCACGACACCGCCAACGCCGTGGCCACGGTGATCTACACCAACGCCCTGCCGCCGCGTTTCGCGGTGGCCTGGTCGGGGCTGTGGAATTTCCTCGGCGTGCTGTTCTCCAGCGGCGCGGTGGCCTTCGCCATCGTCTCGCTGCTACCGCTGGACCTGTTGCTGGAAGTGAACAGCAGCGCGGGCCTGGCAATGATCTTCGCCCTGTTGATCGCCTCGATCCTGTGGAACCTCGGTACCTGGTGGCTGGGGCTGCCCGTCTCCTCGTCGCACACGCTGATCGGCTCCATCGTCGGCGTCGGCCTGGCCCACGGTGCGATGGCCGGGCACCTGGGCCTCTCCGGCAGCGCCTGGTCGCAGTTGCTGACGGTGGGCTATGCGCTGCTGCTCTCGCCAGTGGTCGGCTTCTTCAGCGCCTTCGTGCTGCTGCGGGCGATGAGCGCGGGCATCCGCAATCGCACGCTGTTCCGCTCGCCCGAAGGGCGCACGCCACCACCCTGGTGGATTCGCGGGCTGCTGATCGTCACCTGCACCGGCGTCTCCTTCGCCCACGGTTCGAACGACGGGCAGAAAGGCATCGGCCTGATCATGCTCATCCTGATCGCCACCGTTCCCCTGGCGTTCGCCGTGGATCGCAGCTACTCCCCGGAACAGACCCACCAGCTGTTGAACCTGGCACAAGCCAGCCAGGCCCAGTTGCAGCACGCCGGCGGTACCGTCAGCGACGATCCCCGCCAGGTCCTGCTGTCCTATCAGGAGGACCAGCACGTCGGGCCGGACCTGCTGCCGTCGCTGGCCATCGTCGTCGGCGACGTCGCCGCGCGCCTGCAACAGCACGGCGAGATCGCCAGGGTTCCCGGCAACGAAGTCCAGGCCCTGCGCAACGACCTGTACCTGAGCCTGGAAACCATCCGCCTGCTGGATCACAGCCAGCAGCACGTCGACCTGGAAACCTGGAGCACCCTGCAGGCACTGCGCGCCGAGGGCGAGCAGACGATCCGCTTCATTCCCGTGTGGGTGAAGGTCGCCGTCGCCCTGGCGCTGGGCCTGGGCACCCTGGTGGGCTGGCGGCGCATCGTCACCACCGTGGGCGAAGGCATCGGCAAGGCGCCGCTGACCTACGCCCAGGGCGCCGCCGCACAGTTGGTGGCGATGCTCACCATCGGCGCCGCCGACGGCTTCGGCCTGCCGGTGTCCACCACCCATGTGCTGTCTTCCGGGGTGGCGGGCACGATGGCCGCCAGCGGCAGCGGCCTGCAGTGGCCGACCATCCGCAACATGCTGCTGGCCTGGGTGCTCACCCTGCCGGCGGCCATCGGACTGGCGGCGGGGTTGTACTGGGTGTTTGCACGGGTGCTTTGA
- a CDS encoding HAD family hydrolase, translated as MHYQNILFDLDGTLTDPREGITRSIQYALAQLGIDEPDLRQLEHFIGPPLLQCFMSTYDFDEARAWEAVNHYRVRFQDTGLYENKVFDGVGELLQLLGGQGRTLYICTSKPTVFAAEIARHFDFARHFKVIYGSELDGTRTNKVELIEHLLDIEQLDLGQTLMIGDRKHDLIGAHRNGLSAAGVGYGFGSREELLAEGPAHYFASMDELRAAFA; from the coding sequence ATGCATTACCAGAACATCCTTTTCGACCTCGACGGCACCCTCACCGACCCGCGTGAAGGCATTACCCGTTCGATCCAGTACGCCCTCGCCCAGCTCGGCATCGACGAGCCCGACCTGCGCCAGCTCGAACACTTCATCGGCCCGCCGCTGCTGCAGTGCTTCATGAGCACCTATGACTTCGACGAGGCGCGCGCCTGGGAGGCGGTGAACCACTACCGCGTGCGCTTCCAGGACACCGGACTTTACGAGAACAAGGTGTTCGACGGCGTCGGCGAGCTGCTGCAACTGCTCGGCGGCCAGGGCCGCACCCTGTACATCTGCACCAGCAAGCCGACGGTGTTCGCCGCCGAGATCGCCCGGCACTTCGACTTCGCCCGGCATTTCAAGGTGATCTACGGCAGCGAGCTGGATGGCACGCGCACCAACAAGGTCGAGCTGATCGAGCACCTGCTGGATATCGAGCAGCTGGACCTTGGGCAGACGCTGATGATCGGCGACCGCAAGCACGACCTGATCGGCGCGCATCGCAATGGCCTGTCCGCCGCTGGCGTGGGCTATGGCTTCGGCAGCCGTGAAGAGCTGCTGGCGGAAGGCCCGGCGCATTACTTCGCGAGCATGGACGAGCTGCGGGCGGCGTTTGCCTGA